A single genomic interval of Peribacillus sp. FSL H8-0477 harbors:
- a CDS encoding tRNA (adenine(22)-N(1))-methyltransferase — protein MNHEKLSERLERVSIHIPKDSILADIGSDHAYLPCYAIEQGLAARAIAGEVSEGPFQSACSQVKQTELEQVIEVRKGDGLDVLQEGEATCITICGMGGALISQILERGKTKLSKVERLILQPNIAANIVRNWLKENGWELVGEDIVEEDGKIYEILIAEQGEPLRPYGDQIENGLLFGPFLLAEQSDVFKKKWNFEKSHWERILRQMPEKGENQETEAKREQLVQLIKQVKEIL, from the coding sequence ATGAACCATGAAAAATTATCTGAGCGCTTAGAGCGTGTTTCAATACATATTCCAAAAGATAGCATCTTAGCCGATATTGGCTCAGATCATGCCTATCTTCCATGTTATGCAATCGAACAGGGCCTTGCAGCTCGAGCTATTGCAGGAGAAGTGAGTGAAGGTCCGTTTCAATCTGCTTGCAGCCAGGTCAAACAAACCGAGTTAGAACAGGTTATTGAGGTTCGTAAAGGAGACGGTCTAGATGTGTTACAGGAAGGGGAAGCTACCTGTATAACGATCTGCGGAATGGGTGGTGCACTAATTTCACAGATTCTAGAACGTGGTAAGACTAAATTGTCAAAAGTTGAACGATTAATTTTGCAGCCGAATATCGCTGCCAATATCGTACGGAATTGGCTAAAAGAAAATGGTTGGGAATTAGTTGGGGAAGATATCGTTGAAGAAGACGGTAAGATTTATGAAATTCTGATCGCTGAACAGGGAGAACCATTAAGGCCCTACGGAGACCAAATCGAAAATGGACTTTTATTTGGACCATTTTTACTAGCAGAACAAAGTGATGTATTTAAAAAGAAATGGAACTTCGAAAAAAGTCACTGGGAACGTATCCTTCGTCAGATGCCTGAAAAAGGAGAGAACCAAGAAACAGAAGCTAAACGAGAGCAATTGGTCCAGCTAATCAAACAAGTAAAGGAGATCCTTTAG
- the cccA gene encoding cytochrome c550: protein MKNPLIPFLLILILGIGLMFMLSFKGLGDSKDLASEKSGKGEKTEETSKNPEDIYASTCAGCHGAGAEGGVGPELNGVGDHLSLDEVKDVIANGRGTMPPNLVGDAELDGMAEYIHGLKK, encoded by the coding sequence ATGAAAAATCCGCTTATTCCATTTTTACTAATCCTGATTTTAGGAATCGGACTTATGTTTATGCTTTCGTTTAAGGGGCTTGGCGATTCGAAAGATCTTGCAAGCGAAAAAAGTGGTAAAGGTGAAAAGACTGAAGAAACTTCTAAAAATCCGGAAGATATCTATGCTTCTACATGTGCAGGTTGTCACGGTGCTGGCGCTGAAGGGGGCGTTGGTCCTGAACTGAATGGTGTAGGGGATCACTTATCTCTTGATGAAGTTAAAGACGTGATTGCAAATGGACGTGGAACAATGCCTCCAAACTTAGTTGGGGATGCTGAGCTAGACGGTATGGCTGAATATATTCACGGACTAAAAAAATAG
- a CDS encoding DUF2624 family protein, whose translation MKLFETMVNHKINRIQPYELLSIAAQYNVQLSTKQAEDITTILAGKNINIFDSGQRKSVLEQISAVAGKKTAVQIEHVFNQLISNF comes from the coding sequence ATGAAATTGTTTGAAACAATGGTTAACCATAAAATCAACCGAATCCAACCATATGAACTACTCTCCATTGCAGCTCAGTATAATGTCCAGCTGTCAACTAAGCAGGCAGAGGATATTACGACTATTCTAGCAGGGAAAAATATCAACATTTTTGACAGCGGACAAAGAAAATCGGTACTTGAACAAATTTCTGCGGTTGCCGGAAAAAAGACGGCCGTTCAAATCGAACATGTTTTTAATCAACTGATTTCTAACTTCTAA
- the rpoD gene encoding RNA polymerase sigma factor RpoD: MAEKPARSKEVDTELNLEQVKEQLLELGKKRGSLTLEKIAERIGSFELDSDQMDEFYEFLGENGVEVLTDGDEDEDEDDPNVKELQKEEEFDLNDLSVPPGVKINDPVRMYLKEIGRVNLLSAKEEIALAMRIEEGDEEAKRRLAEANLRLVVSIAKRYVGRGMLFLDLIQEGNMGLIKAVEKFDYRKGYKFSTYATWWIRQAITRAIADQARTIRIPVHMVETINKLIRVQRQLLQDLGREPSPEEIAEDMDLTPEKVREILKIAQEPVSLETPIGEEDDSHLGDFIEDQDATSPSEHAAYEMLKEQLEDVLDTLTDREENVLRLRFGLDDGRTRTLEEVGKVFGVTRERIRQIEAKALRKLRHPSRSKRLKDFLE, encoded by the coding sequence ATGGCTGAGAAACCAGCACGTTCCAAAGAGGTTGATACTGAATTAAATCTAGAACAAGTTAAAGAACAATTACTTGAACTAGGAAAGAAACGTGGTTCATTAACTCTGGAAAAAATTGCAGAGCGCATCGGAAGCTTTGAATTGGACTCTGATCAGATGGATGAGTTCTATGAGTTTTTAGGTGAAAATGGTGTTGAGGTCCTGACAGATGGTGATGAAGATGAGGATGAAGATGATCCAAATGTCAAGGAACTTCAGAAGGAAGAGGAATTTGATCTCAACGACTTAAGCGTCCCTCCAGGCGTAAAAATAAATGATCCGGTTCGTATGTACTTAAAAGAAATCGGCCGTGTCAATTTGCTTTCTGCTAAAGAAGAAATTGCTTTGGCTATGCGTATTGAAGAAGGTGACGAAGAGGCGAAACGTCGTTTAGCTGAAGCTAACCTCCGTCTTGTAGTCAGTATTGCCAAGCGCTACGTCGGCCGCGGCATGCTCTTCTTAGATTTAATTCAAGAAGGAAACATGGGTCTTATAAAAGCGGTAGAAAAATTTGATTACCGCAAAGGATATAAGTTCAGTACTTATGCTACTTGGTGGATTCGTCAGGCAATTACCCGTGCGATTGCAGACCAAGCACGTACAATTCGAATTCCAGTGCATATGGTTGAAACGATTAATAAATTAATTCGTGTTCAACGTCAGCTCTTACAAGATCTTGGGCGTGAGCCATCTCCAGAGGAGATTGCCGAAGATATGGATTTAACTCCTGAAAAAGTAAGAGAGATTCTGAAAATTGCTCAAGAACCTGTTTCATTGGAAACACCGATTGGTGAAGAGGATGATTCACATCTGGGCGACTTTATTGAAGACCAAGATGCAACTTCACCATCTGAACATGCTGCATATGAGATGTTAAAAGAACAGCTAGAAGATGTTCTTGATACATTAACAGACCGTGAAGAGAACGTCCTTCGTCTTCGTTTTGGCCTTGATGATGGACGTACGCGCACGCTTGAAGAGGTTGGGAAAGTTTTCGGAGTTACTCGTGAACGTATCCGCCAAATTGAAGCGAAAGCCCTGCGTAAATTACGTCATCCAAGCCGCAGCAAACGTTTGAAAGACTTCTTAGAATAA
- a CDS encoding DEAD/DEAH box helicase, translating to MKENQFDKYELKSYLLEAVNELGFTKPTEIQDRVIPTVLKGTSVIGQSQTGTGKTHSYLLPIMHKIDPTRQEVQAVIAAPTRELATQIYKEALKIAEHFPEDAPLQIKSYIGGTDKQRMIDKLKVQPQLVIGTSGRIKDLVEEQALLVYTADMLVIDEADLMLDMGFIEDVDRFASKMAKDLQMLVFSATIPDKLKPFLKKYMENPKHIQVDPNQATAVKIEHVLIPLRHRDRIQLLHDVIVKYNPYIGIIFTNTKKMADKVADSLIEKGLRVGRIHGDLTPRERKQMMKQVNNLDFQYIVATDLAARGIDIEGVSHIINFELPPDLDFYIHRTGRTARAGHSGIAATIYDTPDEDALNKLEKMGVAFSDVDLVKNEFVKLGDRNKRKKRKKVESVIDEKAKRVGVKPTKVKPGYKKKHQREVEDFKKRERRLQRKK from the coding sequence ATGAAAGAAAATCAGTTTGATAAATACGAATTAAAGAGCTATTTGCTCGAAGCTGTGAACGAGTTGGGCTTTACAAAACCAACCGAAATACAAGACCGTGTCATTCCTACCGTATTAAAAGGTACAAGTGTCATCGGACAGTCACAAACAGGAACAGGCAAAACGCACTCTTATTTGCTGCCGATTATGCATAAAATTGATCCAACTAGACAAGAAGTACAAGCTGTTATTGCTGCTCCTACACGTGAATTAGCTACTCAAATTTATAAAGAAGCACTTAAAATTGCGGAACATTTCCCCGAGGATGCCCCTTTGCAGATCAAAAGCTATATCGGCGGTACAGATAAACAGCGAATGATTGATAAGTTAAAAGTACAGCCTCAGCTTGTTATCGGGACATCCGGCCGAATTAAAGATTTAGTCGAAGAGCAGGCACTACTTGTCTATACAGCAGATATGCTGGTCATCGATGAAGCAGATTTAATGCTGGATATGGGCTTTATTGAAGATGTTGACCGTTTTGCTTCTAAAATGGCTAAAGATCTTCAAATGCTTGTTTTCTCTGCGACAATTCCAGATAAATTGAAACCATTCCTTAAAAAATACATGGAAAATCCTAAACATATTCAAGTGGATCCTAACCAGGCAACTGCAGTGAAGATTGAACATGTTCTGATTCCATTGCGCCATCGTGATCGGATTCAATTACTTCATGATGTTATTGTTAAATATAATCCGTATATTGGTATTATTTTTACCAATACAAAGAAAATGGCGGATAAAGTAGCAGATTCCTTGATTGAAAAAGGATTACGTGTCGGAAGAATTCACGGTGACTTAACACCTCGTGAGCGTAAGCAAATGATGAAACAGGTTAACAATCTTGATTTTCAATATATTGTAGCAACAGATTTAGCTGCAAGGGGTATTGATATTGAAGGTGTAAGTCATATCATTAACTTCGAGCTTCCGCCAGATCTTGATTTCTATATCCATCGTACTGGCCGTACTGCCCGTGCAGGCCATTCAGGGATTGCTGCTACCATTTACGATACACCGGATGAAGATGCACTTAATAAGTTAGAGAAAATGGGTGTTGCGTTTAGCGACGTTGATCTAGTCAAAAATGAATTCGTAAAACTTGGCGATCGTAATAAGCGTAAAAAACGTAAAAAAGTTGAAAGTGTTATCGATGAAAAGGCGAAAAGAGTCGGCGTAAAACCTACAAAGGTTAAGCCAGGCTATAAAAAGAAACATCAGCGTGAAGTGGAAGACTTCAAAAAACGCGAACGCCGTCTTCAAAGAAAGAAATAG
- a CDS encoding 4-hydroxy-3-methylbut-2-enyl diphosphate reductase: protein MKVTKISPRGYCYGVVDAMVIARNAALDKTLPRPIFILGMIVHNKHVTDAFEEDGIITLDGSNRREILEQVDSGTVIFTAHGVSPEIRKLADEKGLVSIDATCPDVTATHDLITQKQAEGYQIIYIGKKGHPEPEGAIGVAPDIVHLVENVEDVNNLTLSADDKIIVTNQTTMSQWDVIELMKTVEEKYPHVEVHKEICMATQIRQEAVAKQAGETDVLIVVGDPKSNNSNRLAQVSEEIAHTRAYRIADISELNLEWLEGAETVGVTSGASTPTPITKEVITFLEKYDPNDESTWNTEKKVPLHKILPKIKQPKL from the coding sequence TTGAAGGTTACGAAAATATCCCCGCGCGGGTATTGCTATGGAGTGGTTGATGCCATGGTAATCGCTCGAAATGCGGCTTTAGATAAGACATTACCACGTCCCATTTTTATTCTCGGCATGATTGTGCATAACAAGCATGTAACAGATGCTTTTGAAGAGGACGGCATCATTACTTTAGATGGCAGCAACCGCAGAGAAATACTTGAACAAGTCGATAGCGGTACCGTTATCTTCACAGCACATGGCGTTTCTCCGGAAATACGGAAATTAGCTGATGAAAAAGGACTGGTATCTATTGATGCTACCTGTCCTGATGTAACGGCGACTCATGACCTGATTACTCAAAAGCAGGCTGAGGGATATCAAATCATTTATATCGGCAAGAAAGGCCACCCAGAGCCTGAGGGAGCCATTGGTGTAGCACCAGACATCGTTCATCTTGTTGAAAATGTTGAAGACGTCAACAATTTAACCTTATCAGCAGATGACAAAATTATCGTGACCAATCAAACCACGATGAGCCAGTGGGATGTTATTGAATTGATGAAAACCGTCGAGGAAAAATATCCTCATGTAGAAGTTCATAAAGAAATCTGCATGGCCACTCAAATCCGCCAAGAGGCAGTTGCGAAGCAGGCTGGTGAAACAGATGTACTGATCGTAGTTGGTGACCCGAAGAGCAATAACTCGAACCGCCTTGCTCAAGTTTCAGAGGAAATTGCTCATACACGTGCATATCGAATTGCTGATATTTCCGAATTGAACTTGGAATGGCTTGAAGGAGCTGAGACGGTCGGCGTAACATCTGGAGCATCCACTCCAACGCCGATTACTAAGGAAGTTATCACTTTCCTTGAAAAGTATGATCCAAACGATGAATCAACTTGGAACACGGAGAAAAAAGTTCCGCTTCATAAGATTCTTCCAAAAATTAAACAACCAAAATTATAA
- the vrrA gene encoding VrrA/YqfQ family protein: MERSESMPPGRNQRQGNMGFQGPQMGRPRQQGFYGAPFGPPNQNRQPMVQNTNRGGLFGQRRNQSPPAPEPAQGGLLSRILGRNKQGQAPINPFAPPGSIQQAERSGAAVGTAAGLLEGGTLSTVINNTQRVLQAAEQIGPMVQQYGPMVKNIPSMWKLYQAMKSSGDDSEKEAPKEKVVSEKAVVDADVESDEVPKKKTRKKQGSSSPKLYV; this comes from the coding sequence ATGGAAAGGAGTGAAAGTATGCCGCCAGGAAGAAACCAGCGACAAGGAAATATGGGTTTTCAAGGACCCCAAATGGGGCGGCCTCGACAGCAAGGATTTTACGGGGCTCCCTTTGGACCGCCAAATCAGAATAGACAACCAATGGTTCAAAATACAAACAGGGGCGGGTTATTTGGGCAAAGAAGAAACCAAAGCCCTCCAGCCCCTGAACCTGCCCAAGGTGGATTACTTTCAAGAATCCTTGGGAGAAATAAGCAAGGCCAAGCACCAATCAATCCCTTCGCACCACCGGGCTCTATACAGCAGGCAGAAAGAAGCGGCGCCGCTGTTGGAACCGCTGCAGGGCTGCTAGAAGGAGGAACTCTCTCGACCGTGATTAACAATACACAACGAGTCCTTCAGGCAGCCGAACAAATAGGGCCGATGGTTCAACAATATGGACCAATGGTGAAAAACATCCCATCCATGTGGAAACTCTATCAGGCCATGAAATCAAGCGGCGATGATTCTGAAAAAGAAGCACCTAAAGAAAAAGTCGTTTCAGAAAAAGCTGTAGTTGATGCGGATGTAGAATCAGATGAAGTCCCTAAAAAGAAAACACGAAAAAAACAGGGATCCTCTTCTCCTAAGTTATATGTCTAA
- a CDS encoding deoxyribonuclease IV, protein MLKIGSHVSMSGKNMLLGSSEEAVSYGANTFMIYTGAPQNTRRKSIEDLNIEAGRKHMAENGIEEIVVHAPYIINIANTTNPATYELGVNFLRSEMERTEALGAGQIVLHPGAHVGAGSDVGIKRIIEGLNEVLTPEHNVQIALETMAGKGTECGRSFEELAMIMDGVHLNEKLSVCFDTCHTHDAGYNIVEDFDGVLNEFDKIVGIDRLKVLHINDSKNLTGMRKDRHENIGFGDIGFDALSYIVHHPQLQMVPKILETPFVGEDKKDKKAPYQFEIEMLKSKQYDKELLTKIMNQQ, encoded by the coding sequence ATGTTGAAAATTGGTTCACACGTTTCGATGAGCGGGAAGAATATGCTGCTAGGTTCAAGTGAAGAAGCCGTTTCCTATGGAGCAAATACGTTTATGATCTATACAGGCGCACCGCAAAATACAAGACGGAAAAGCATTGAGGACTTAAATATTGAAGCAGGCCGAAAACATATGGCTGAGAACGGTATTGAAGAAATCGTTGTTCATGCACCGTATATCATAAATATTGCGAATACCACAAATCCAGCGACGTATGAATTAGGTGTTAATTTTCTTCGCAGTGAAATGGAACGTACTGAAGCACTGGGAGCAGGACAAATTGTTCTTCATCCTGGGGCTCATGTAGGCGCAGGTTCTGACGTAGGAATTAAAAGGATTATCGAAGGCTTAAATGAAGTACTGACGCCTGAGCATAATGTCCAGATTGCCTTAGAAACAATGGCTGGAAAAGGGACAGAGTGCGGCAGAAGCTTTGAAGAGCTTGCGATGATTATGGACGGCGTTCATTTGAATGAAAAATTGTCCGTTTGTTTTGATACTTGTCATACTCATGATGCAGGCTATAATATTGTCGAAGATTTTGACGGAGTTTTAAATGAATTCGATAAGATTGTTGGTATTGACCGCCTTAAGGTCCTTCATATCAATGATAGTAAAAATCTTACCGGCATGAGAAAAGACCGTCACGAGAATATTGGGTTTGGTGATATTGGTTTTGATGCATTGAGTTATATTGTCCATCATCCACAGCTGCAAATGGTACCTAAAATTTTAGAAACTCCATTTGTCGGTGAAGATAAAAAAGATAAAAAAGCTCCCTATCAATTTGAAATTGAAATGCTGAAAAGCAAACAGTATGACAAAGAACTGCTGACGAAAATTATGAATCAGCAGTAA
- a CDS encoding Nif3-like dinuclear metal center hexameric protein — MKTPNGYEVIELFEQFSPKAYAMEGDPIGLQAGRLNKPVSKVLVALDVLETVVDEAIEAGAGLIIAHHPLIYRPLKRIDLGAPEGRILEKLIKHEIAVYAAHTNLDVAWGGVNDLLADALGLQETEVLSPTHETTLKKMVTYVPQENAEAVREALGNAGAGAIGHYSSCSFSVEGTGMFLPEQGSNPVIGSKGTLERVKEVRIEVIYPETIEKKLLSVLVKAHPYEEPAYDLFTLDNKGESLGLGRVGMLKEEMTLGEFAEHVKRVLEVPALRVVGNHNSIVKKAAVLGGDGNKYFQSAIYKGADVYVTGDMYYHTALDAMSLGLNIIDPGHNVEKVMKTGVAAEMAKRCEEKKFLVEFIPSKINTDPFTFM; from the coding sequence ATGAAAACGCCTAACGGATATGAAGTGATCGAGTTGTTTGAACAGTTTTCACCTAAAGCCTATGCAATGGAGGGAGATCCAATCGGACTTCAGGCAGGCAGATTAAACAAACCAGTGTCTAAAGTACTCGTTGCTCTTGATGTGCTTGAGACAGTGGTGGATGAAGCGATTGAAGCAGGCGCAGGGCTGATTATTGCCCATCACCCGCTTATCTATCGTCCGTTGAAAAGAATTGATCTAGGAGCTCCTGAGGGGAGAATTCTAGAGAAATTAATTAAACATGAAATTGCCGTTTATGCAGCGCATACAAATTTAGATGTCGCATGGGGCGGTGTCAATGATTTACTTGCTGATGCACTTGGTTTGCAAGAGACAGAGGTACTTAGTCCAACACATGAAACAACGCTTAAGAAAATGGTTACTTATGTACCTCAAGAGAACGCGGAAGCTGTTCGTGAAGCGTTAGGAAATGCTGGTGCTGGAGCAATTGGTCATTACAGCAGCTGCAGCTTCAGTGTGGAGGGGACAGGCATGTTTCTTCCGGAACAAGGAAGCAATCCGGTTATTGGTTCGAAAGGAACACTTGAACGTGTAAAGGAAGTTCGGATTGAAGTCATTTATCCTGAAACGATAGAGAAAAAGTTACTGTCTGTTTTAGTTAAAGCTCACCCATACGAAGAGCCTGCCTATGATCTTTTCACTCTAGACAATAAGGGCGAATCGCTTGGTTTAGGGCGAGTGGGGATGCTTAAAGAAGAAATGACGTTGGGTGAATTTGCTGAGCATGTGAAGCGAGTCCTCGAGGTTCCAGCACTGCGTGTCGTCGGTAATCACAATTCGATCGTCAAAAAAGCAGCTGTTTTGGGCGGAGACGGTAATAAATATTTTCAAAGTGCCATCTATAAAGGTGCTGACGTTTATGTGACAGGTGATATGTATTATCATACTGCATTAGATGCAATGAGTTTGGGACTTAATATTATTGATCCTGGTCATAACGTCGAGAAGGTCATGAAAACAGGTGTGGCAGCAGAAATGGCAAAACGCTGCGAAGAAAAAAAATTCCTGGTTGAGTTCATTCCTTCAAAGATAAACACCGACCCTTTCACATTTATGTGA